One window of Paludibacter propionicigenes WB4 genomic DNA carries:
- a CDS encoding OmpA family protein — translation MKMTTVRAIVLIILAFVSILGLSVNGQTTTEGVSLSASGVIKKGDDAYKVSNLTLAEAYYKQYITVTSESEVPAIVWLKLADCYWQLREFDKCLTMYESMFKYNHPKLGNKDNIRLSELYARTKDYANAYKWLKGIPGYELKAEGYNDKKKRIEMEKDSDCWEVTRLDINPNYRMFAPTLVDSVLLFSSNRPSVPKNQSADWNGIAASQLWQISLTPGPKETGSTTQPPHDRMEFVKNEVIKKRLAGVYEIADVAVQRRDRYAYKIRQSLVLDEKFEGKPVAGFENSRYQALSVSLDSDRDIYFSATDKNDNVRLKEGKYTGAEVTNIKEINLGKWGGIYASMHPAVNQKGTVLVFSSDQTGGRGGYDLYVSIRKDKTQEWSTPQNLSSFNTAGNEVFPTITPDGYLYFSSDGMAGLGGLDIYRINLTDVLDNKGAVEHLSAPINSAADDYGWAQYKDNQSGYFTSDRVQSNDNIYNFHYIPKVTIFGTVKNKLTDLPIPNATVFVYDKQKEKVYVQKTNKQGNYTARVSKGGDAYVKAIINPYDTVFQNTVFNESSHGILIRNCTNDTPGSELFLNKLSLGTAWQMDTIYYDFDKWDIQPVAYSMLDSIVSLLKSYTMMHVEIASYTDKRGTVEYNLWLSQQRANAVVNYIVRQGVDAGRIKARGYGKNRLIVGDPSDISDREKIDQINRRSEIKVTGFEYTPDKSMQPVSDNTKYKQGEVIDPNSLPDNFFAPEFPFPENQKK, via the coding sequence ATGAAAATGACTACTGTGAGAGCTATTGTTTTAATTATACTGGCGTTTGTAAGTATTCTCGGACTTTCCGTTAATGGTCAAACAACAACCGAAGGTGTCTCGCTGAGTGCATCCGGTGTAATAAAGAAAGGTGATGATGCTTATAAGGTGTCAAATCTCACCTTGGCCGAAGCTTATTATAAACAATACATAACCGTTACGTCGGAATCGGAAGTACCTGCCATCGTCTGGTTGAAACTGGCAGACTGTTACTGGCAGCTGCGGGAATTTGATAAGTGCTTAACGATGTACGAATCAATGTTCAAATACAACCATCCAAAATTAGGAAACAAAGATAACATCCGGCTGTCTGAACTGTATGCACGGACAAAAGATTATGCCAATGCTTACAAATGGCTAAAAGGAATACCTGGCTATGAGCTGAAAGCAGAGGGATATAATGACAAAAAAAAGCGAATAGAAATGGAAAAGGACTCTGATTGTTGGGAAGTTACCAGATTAGATATCAATCCGAACTATCGGATGTTTGCCCCTACCCTAGTTGACAGTGTTCTCCTTTTTAGCAGCAACCGCCCCTCTGTACCCAAAAATCAATCTGCCGACTGGAATGGCATCGCTGCTAGTCAGCTCTGGCAGATTAGCTTAACACCCGGCCCAAAAGAAACCGGGTCGACCACACAGCCTCCACACGATCGTATGGAATTTGTAAAGAATGAGGTGATAAAGAAAAGATTGGCCGGTGTATATGAAATAGCGGATGTGGCTGTGCAACGGAGAGATCGATATGCTTATAAAATCAGGCAGTCTCTTGTTCTGGATGAAAAGTTTGAAGGTAAACCTGTGGCCGGATTTGAGAATTCACGCTATCAAGCTCTTTCTGTTTCGCTTGATAGTGATCGGGACATTTATTTCTCGGCTACTGATAAAAATGATAATGTTCGTTTGAAAGAGGGAAAATACACGGGAGCCGAAGTGACAAATATTAAGGAGATAAACCTGGGTAAGTGGGGCGGTATTTATGCTTCTATGCATCCTGCCGTAAATCAAAAAGGAACAGTGCTTGTTTTCAGCAGTGATCAAACAGGTGGTCGGGGCGGATATGATCTTTACGTTAGTATCCGAAAGGACAAAACACAGGAATGGAGTACCCCCCAAAATTTATCTTCATTCAATACAGCAGGTAACGAGGTGTTTCCAACGATTACGCCCGATGGCTATCTCTACTTTAGCAGCGATGGCATGGCAGGATTAGGCGGATTGGACATTTACAGAATCAACCTGACCGATGTGTTGGATAATAAAGGAGCTGTAGAGCATTTAAGTGCTCCGATTAATAGTGCGGCAGATGATTATGGGTGGGCACAGTATAAAGATAACCAATCAGGTTATTTTACGTCGGATCGTGTGCAGTCCAATGACAATATCTACAATTTTCATTATATACCCAAAGTAACAATTTTTGGCACAGTGAAAAATAAACTTACAGACCTTCCCATTCCTAATGCAACCGTTTTTGTATATGATAAGCAAAAGGAGAAGGTATATGTACAGAAAACAAATAAACAGGGAAATTATACAGCACGTGTAAGCAAAGGAGGAGATGCGTATGTAAAGGCAATTATAAATCCTTACGATACAGTTTTTCAGAATACGGTTTTTAATGAATCTAGTCATGGTATATTGATACGCAACTGTACAAATGACACACCTGGTAGTGAACTGTTTTTGAATAAATTGAGTCTTGGTACTGCTTGGCAGATGGATACTATTTATTATGATTTTGACAAATGGGATATTCAACCTGTTGCGTATTCGATGCTTGATAGCATAGTTTCTCTGTTAAAGTCGTACACGATGATGCACGTTGAAATAGCTTCGTATACCGATAAACGAGGGACGGTTGAGTATAATCTCTGGCTTTCGCAGCAACGTGCCAATGCTGTGGTAAACTACATTGTACGACAAGGAGTAGATGCGGGTCGCATAAAGGCGCGGGGATATGGTAAGAATCGGTTGATTGTTGGAGATCCCAGCGATATCTCCGACAGAGAGAAAATCGATCAGATCAACCGCCGATCTGAAATAAAAGTCACCGGATTTGAGTATACTCCAGATAAGTCTATGCAACCTGTTTCTGACAACACAAAATACAAGCAGGGCGAGGTGATTGATCCAAACTCTTTGCCCGACAATTTCTTTGCTCCCGAATTTCCTTTTCCGGAAAATCAAAAAAAGTAG